A part of Ictalurus furcatus strain D&B chromosome 8, Billie_1.0, whole genome shotgun sequence genomic DNA contains:
- the npas4a gene encoding neuronal PAS domain-containing protein 4A — protein sequence MYRSTKGASKARRDQINTEIRNLRDLLPISDADKARLSYLHIMSLACIYTRKSVFFCQEAAAAGSAEESAGFLSFHELSELVQSMPGFLLLLTAEGKLLYLTDSVSEHLGHSMVDLVAQGDSVYDIIDPTDHAIMRSNLVPPTSPDIDRLFRCRFNTSKSVRRQSAGNKLVLIRARCLPPVPVPSPQGSYWTSNPVWVCFCAPLEPHPPRPSTSTEQPLTPSLDSSFLLVCFHSQHSRDMRLQDAQNSVSVYLGMDVETLRSHSWYSLLHPQDLSHASAQHRSLLREGGEGRAEMVVRVEAGDHSWVWLYMVLQLETGENPISSNNYVISESEAWAVRQQLSSEETQLSVVLSSSTSQQDTLSLQSPDTLSSPDQVFTPGSSGLSGQSFDFSMAVCSTGSTEEQGTSSSIEAMPLESGPRSSLSSLEEETLFQQQPSESMDRPSAASSPDTVATVSDLDFLTQNILLPPAFQVDPPLPALPLPLPPVPTSQAQQTKEFVCTPPYTPQLGSSSFPFGEPLFSFDPTGATTPPPLPPTATVTTTVAPTLSPSAPSNPQGSPAPPTTTLSTLVPLTLPGLSTEILFPSDPCSGSLYEKLPPTPDSPGDGDCTVMSLPEVRGPLYVDVPYGPLPYPPEGLLTPETSPGKQPSLSFFSLEQEREKERTEISLLAHHISTLAEGFYLDPLLSKLLPSPISPQLSSPSPDSEGPETISLQGEFYPVKSWRGLDLPIFPDDDSLFEESVLETIFQDLSSPSLSSTPSSPSSPPSSPPTPECWHPPLYFDRVSTMSAGHFCSVQSAHSNHAAGCGATLSPVNKGDIVDGKAAGEVAMETGVVSSPLSTSIPASPPLRLTASPVTPVPVDSPVSPASPGLPCAQSLLEELAALEPMFGAGASIAPGLGQQPELYQLQSHLPQQCFHKGKNNGSGSDPPF from the exons ATGTACCGTTCCACTAAAGGAGCCTCGAAAGCTCGGAGAGACCAGATAAACACAGAGATAAGGAACCTGAGGGACTTGTTGCCCATCTCCGATGCGGACAAGGCACGCCTCTCCTATCTACACATCATGTCCCTTGCGTGCATATACACGAGAAAATCTGTCTTCTTCTGCCAAg AGGCAGCTGCAGCTGGCAGTGCTGAGGAAAGTGCAGGATTCCTCTCATTTCACGAGCTTTCTGAGCTGGTGCAATCAATGCCAGGTTTTCTTCTGTTACTGACTGCAGAAGGAAAGCTACTTTACCTGACGGACAGTGTCTCTGAGCACCTTGGACACTCAATG GTAGATTTGGTTGCCCAAGGGGACAGTGTGTATGACATAATAGACCCTACAGACCATGCTATTATGAGGAGTAACCTGGTACCTCCGACTTCCCCTGATATTG ATCGACTGTTCCGCTGTCGTTTCAACACCTCCAAGTCAGTGCGAAGACAGAGTGCTGGCAACAAGCTTGTTTTGATTCGAGCTCGCTGCTTGCCACCAGTACCTGTCCCTTCCCCCCAAGGATCCTACTGGACATCCAATCCAGTGTGGGTGTGCTTTTGTGCACCTCTGGAACCCCACCCACCCCGACCCAGCACCTCCACTGAACAACCTTTGACCCCATCATTGGACAGCAGTTTCCTCCTAGTGTGTTTTCACTCACAACACAGTCGTGACATGAGACTGCAGGATGCTCAGAATAG tgtcagtgtttatCTGGGTATGGATGTGGAGACTCTTCGCTCTCATTCCTGGTACAGCCTACTGCATCCACAGGACCTTTCACATGCTTCAGCTCAGCATCGCAGCCTTT tgagagaaggaggagaaggcaGAGCTGAAATGGTAGTTCGTGTGGAGGCTGGGGATCATTCATGGGTCTGGCTTTACATGGTCCTACAGCTAGAGACTGGAGAAAACCCTATCAGCAGCAACAATTATGTCATAAG TGAGTCAGAGGCCTGGGCAGTGAGGCAACAACTGAGCTCTGAAGAAACCCAGCTCTCTGTGGTGCTGAGCAGTAGCACCTCCCAACAAGACACCCTCAGCTTGCAGAGTCCTGATACACTCTCCAGTCCTGACCAAGTGTTCACACCTGGGAGCAGTGGTCTCTCGGGTCAGTCGTTTGACTTCAGCATGGCAGTGTGTAGCACAGGCTCTACAGAGGAACAAGGTACAAGCTCTTCTATTGAAGCGATGCCACTGGAAAGTGGTCCACGCTCTAGTCTTTCGTCTCTGGAGGAAGAGACCTTGTTCCAGCAGCAACCCAGTGAATCAATGGACAGGCCTTCAGCTGCTTCATCCCCTGACACAGTCGCCACTGTGTCAGATTTGGACTTCCTCACTCAGAACATTCTCCTGCCTCCTGCTTTTCAGGTAGATCCTCCACTACCTGCACTGCCCCTTCCTTTACCCCCTGTGCCTACCTCCCAGGCCCAGCAGACTAAGGAGTTTGTGTGTACCCCTCCATATACACCTCAGCTAGGGAGCAGCAGCTTTCCCTTTGGGGAACCCCTCTTCAGTTTTGACCCCACTGGTGCCACCACACCTCCACCTCTTCCACCAACTGCAACAGTCACAACTACAGTAGCTCCCACTCTTTCTCCATCTGCTCCCTCAAACCCTCAGGGCAGCCCTGCTCCTCCAACCACCACACTTTCCACCCTGGTGCCACTCACCCTGCCAGGTTTGTCTACAGAAATTCTCTTCCCTTCAGATCCTTGCAGTGGCTCACTCTATGAGAAGCTTCCTCCAACCCCAGACAGTCCAGGTGATGGGGACTGCACTGTTATGAGCCTGCCTGAGGTTCGCGGTCCACTGTATGTTGATGTACCATATGGGCCACTCCCCTACCCACCTGAAGGcctgctcacacctgaaaccTCACCTGGAAAACAACCAAGCCTGTCTTTCTTCTCGCttgagcaggagagagaaaaagaaagaactgaaATCTCCCTTTTAGCCCATCACATAAGCACACTAGCTGAGGGCTTCTACCTGGACCCTCTCCTCTCCAAGTTGTTACCCTCTCCTATCTCTCCTCAACTTTCATCTCCTTCGCCTGACTCAGAAGGACCAGAAACCATCTCACTTCAGGGTGAATTCTATCCTGTCAAATCCTGGAGAGGTCTGGACCTGCCCATCTTCCCAGACGATGACTCTCTGTTTGAAGAGAGTGTCTTAGAGACCATCTTCCAAGATCTCTCCTCACCATCACTCTCTTCCACCCCTTCCTCTCCCTCCAGTCCTCCTTCTTCCCCACCAACTCCTGAGTGCTGGCATCCACCCCTGTACTTTGACAGGGTCTCTACTATGAGTGCCGGCCACTTCTGTAGCGTCCAATCGGCGCACTCTAACCACGCGGCCGGGTGCGGGGCCACACTGTCGCCAGTCAACAAAGGTGACATAGTGGATGGGAAGGCGGCAGGCGAAGTTGCCATGGAGACAGGGGTTGTGTCATCACCACTGTCAACCAGTATCCCGGCATCTCCACCGCTGCGGCTGACAGCCTCGCCTGTCACTCCGGTGCCTGTCGACTCACCCGTCAGCCCCGCATCGCCTGGTCTGCCCTGCGCCCAGTCCCTCCTCGAGGAGCTGGCCGCCTTGGAACCCATGTTTGGGGCAGGTGCCTCGATCGCCCCTGGCCTGGGGCAACAACCTGAGTTGTATCAACTCCAAAGTCACCTGCCACAACAGTGCTTCCACAAAGGTAAGAACA ATGGGAGTGGAAGTGATCCTCCGTTCTAA